Proteins from one Lachnospiraceae bacterium KGMB03038 genomic window:
- a CDS encoding DNA repair protein, with protein MVLEKNYICIDLKSFYASVECRERGLDPMTSNLVVADPERTEKTICLAVSPAMKALGVPGRCRLFEIPKGIEYLIAPPRMKLYMKYSADIYEIYLKYVAKEDIHVYSIDEVFLDVTDYLAMYRMTGRELAGKMMQDVYENTGITAAAGIGTNLYLAKIALDITAKHADDHIGELTEESYQRTLWDHRPLTDFWRIGKGTARSLESAGIRTMGELAQGDPDLLYHLFGVDAELLIDHAWGREPVTMGDIKAYAPKSNSIGSGQVLPRDYSFEEGRLVVKEMADLLSLELVEKGLVTDSLTLHVGYSNRMRSKPAHGTASLRAATSSGKRLMEETEDLYGRIVDPYVPVRRMTLTFNRVMDEAYRQYDLFCDPEEEERENRLQKAVLDIKDKYGKNAVLKGMNLQKGATTKERNLQIGGHKSGEA; from the coding sequence GTGGTCTTGGAAAAAAACTATATCTGTATTGATCTGAAATCTTTTTATGCATCGGTAGAATGCAGGGAGCGGGGATTAGACCCTATGACTTCGAATCTTGTAGTGGCAGATCCGGAACGCACAGAGAAGACCATCTGCCTTGCTGTCTCGCCGGCTATGAAAGCGCTGGGAGTACCGGGAAGATGCCGTCTGTTTGAGATTCCAAAAGGCATTGAATATCTGATCGCGCCTCCAAGGATGAAATTGTATATGAAATATTCGGCGGATATTTATGAGATTTACTTAAAATATGTGGCGAAAGAAGATATCCATGTCTATTCTATCGATGAGGTATTTCTGGATGTGACGGATTACCTGGCTATGTATCGGATGACAGGAAGAGAGCTGGCGGGAAAGATGATGCAGGATGTGTATGAAAACACTGGGATTACGGCTGCGGCAGGTATCGGTACGAATCTGTATCTGGCTAAGATCGCATTGGATATTACGGCAAAGCACGCAGACGACCATATCGGGGAGCTGACCGAGGAGAGCTACCAGAGGACGTTGTGGGATCACAGACCTTTGACTGATTTCTGGAGAATTGGAAAAGGTACAGCCAGAAGCCTGGAATCGGCAGGGATCCGCACCATGGGAGAGCTGGCCCAAGGAGATCCAGATCTTTTGTACCATCTATTTGGCGTAGATGCGGAGCTTCTGATCGATCATGCCTGGGGCAGGGAACCGGTGACAATGGGGGATATCAAAGCCTACGCGCCCAAGTCCAACTCGATTGGAAGCGGCCAGGTACTGCCCAGGGACTATAGCTTTGAAGAGGGAAGACTTGTGGTGAAAGAGATGGCGGATCTGCTCAGCCTTGAATTGGTGGAGAAAGGACTGGTCACGGATTCTTTGACCCTGCATGTGGGATATTCCAATCGGATGAGAAGCAAACCGGCTCATGGCACAGCATCTCTCAGGGCGGCTACCAGTTCGGGGAAACGCTTGATGGAAGAGACGGAGGACCTTTATGGAAGGATCGTGGACCCTTATGTTCCGGTGCGGCGCATGACCCTGACCTTTAACCGGGTGATGGACGAGGCTTACCGGCAGTACGATCTGTTTTGCGATCCGGAAGAGGAAGAGCGGGAGAATCGGCTTCAGAAAGCGGTACTGGATATTAAAGATAAATATGGGAAGAATGCGGTCCTAAAAGGTATGAACTTGCAGAAAGGAGCCACCACGAAGGAACGGAACCTGCAGATCGGAGGACACAAAAGTGGAGAGGCCTAA
- a CDS encoding DNA-binding protein — protein MQEVNRSAELIPVQEKYALTIREASEYFSIGIKKMRRLAEDNLGRFAIYSGNRYLIIRTKFEKFMEETSTI, from the coding sequence ATGCAGGAAGTTAACAGAAGTGCAGAATTGATTCCGGTACAGGAAAAGTACGCCCTAACAATTCGGGAAGCATCGGAATATTTCAGTATTGGAATAAAGAAAATGAGACGTCTGGCAGAAGATAATCTGGGCAGGTTTGCGATTTATAGCGGGAACCGCTACCTCATAATCCGCACAAAATTTGAAAAATTTATGGAGGAAACTTCTACGATATAA
- a CDS encoding helix-turn-helix domain-containing protein yields MQEIHKTPGSRKIEIPISEKYMLTINEAAAYFSIGVKKLRRMAEDNEGKFAITMGSRYLIVREKFEEYIDSLINGESEDEADEQTDS; encoded by the coding sequence ATGCAGGAAATTCATAAGACTCCAGGAAGCCGGAAGATAGAGATTCCGATCAGCGAAAAGTATATGCTGACTATTAACGAGGCGGCTGCCTATTTTAGCATTGGAGTTAAGAAGTTAAGGAGAATGGCAGAAGACAATGAGGGAAAGTTTGCGATTACAATGGGCAGCCGATACCTTATTGTCCGGGAAAAATTTGAAGAATATATTGATTCTTTAATCAATGGAGAAAGTGAGGACGAAGCGGATGAGCAAACCGATTCTTAA
- a CDS encoding DNA-binding protein has protein sequence MSKPILKEKDILNPNEAIELFVLSRRKFYKLLKENRKLGFLAMYGSRKLIIRSEFQKCLDKHPELKRRGS, from the coding sequence ATGAGCAAACCGATTCTTAAAGAAAAAGATATTTTAAATCCAAATGAGGCGATTGAACTATTTGTACTCAGCAGAAGAAAGTTTTATAAGCTGCTGAAAGAAAACCGGAAGCTGGGATTTCTGGCTATGTATGGTTCCAGAAAGCTGATTATCCGGTCAGAATTCCAGAAATGCCTGGATAAGCACCCAGAATTGAAAAGGAGGGGAAGCTGA
- a CDS encoding helix-turn-helix domain-containing protein, which translates to MTKDYGYPSFDLICKASSGDETSIKEILNFYDAYISKLCLRPFYHENGNVSMQVDEEWKITYN; encoded by the coding sequence ATGACAAAAGATTATGGTTATCCCTCTTTTGACCTTATCTGTAAAGCGTCAAGCGGAGATGAGACATCCATCAAAGAAATTCTAAATTTTTATGACGCTTATATCTCCAAGCTGTGTTTACGCCCGTTTTATCACGAAAACGGCAATGTCAGCATGCAGGTAGATGAAGAATGGAAGATAACGTATAATTAA
- a CDS encoding GGGtGRT protein, with the protein MALFESYERRIDKINEVLNSYGIASLEEAEKITKDAGLNVYDQIKGIQPICFENACWAYITGAAIAIKKGCTRAADAAAAIGEGLQAFCIPGSVADQRKVGLGHGNLGKMLLEEDTDCFAFLAGHESFAAAEGAIGIAEKANKVRKKPLRVILNGLGKDAAKIISRINGFTYVQTDYDYYTGELKEVQRIAYSDGLRSKVNCYGANDVREGVAIMWKEGVDVSITGNSTNPTRFQHPVAGTYKKECVEVGKKYFSVASGGGTGRTLHPDNMAAGPASYGMTDTLGRMHSDAQFAGSSSVPAHVEMMGLIGAGNNPMVGMTVAVAVSIEEAAKAGKF; encoded by the coding sequence ATGGCTTTATTTGAATCATATGAAAGAAGAATTGATAAGATCAATGAAGTATTAAACAGCTATGGGATCGCTTCATTGGAAGAAGCAGAGAAGATCACAAAAGACGCGGGCCTTAACGTGTATGACCAGATCAAGGGCATCCAGCCGATCTGTTTTGAAAACGCCTGCTGGGCTTATATTACAGGAGCGGCTATCGCGATCAAGAAAGGCTGTACAAGAGCGGCAGACGCGGCGGCGGCCATCGGAGAGGGTCTTCAGGCATTCTGCATCCCAGGATCTGTAGCGGATCAGCGGAAAGTAGGCCTGGGCCACGGAAACCTTGGAAAAATGCTTCTGGAAGAGGATACAGACTGTTTCGCTTTCCTTGCGGGACACGAATCTTTCGCGGCGGCGGAAGGCGCCATCGGTATCGCTGAGAAAGCGAACAAAGTACGGAAAAAACCACTTCGTGTGATCCTGAACGGACTGGGAAAAGACGCGGCAAAGATCATTTCCCGGATCAATGGATTTACTTATGTACAGACAGACTATGATTACTATACAGGAGAGCTGAAAGAAGTACAGCGGATCGCTTACTCTGACGGACTCCGTTCCAAAGTAAACTGCTACGGCGCCAACGATGTGCGGGAAGGCGTTGCCATCATGTGGAAAGAGGGCGTTGACGTTTCCATCACCGGAAATTCCACCAATCCGACCCGTTTCCAGCATCCGGTAGCAGGAACCTATAAGAAAGAGTGCGTAGAGGTAGGCAAGAAATACTTCTCCGTTGCTTCCGGCGGCGGTACAGGACGTACCCTTCACCCGGACAACATGGCGGCAGGCCCGGCTTCCTATGGTATGACAGATACTCTGGGACGTATGCACTCTGACGCGCAGTTCGCCGGATCTTCTTCCGTGCCGGCCCATGTAGAGATGATGGGACTGATTGGCGCTGGAAATAACCCGATGGTAGGTATGACGGTAGCTGTGGCGGTAAGTATTGAAGAAGCTGCTAAGGCTGGCAAGTTCTAA
- a CDS encoding DegV family protein: MTEYILTTDSNSDVPAAFLKEYEIPVIPQYYMFGDTVYGDELNMEPGEFYETMRKGELPKSMANNPEVIRETFEKILKEGKDILHVAFSSALSGSCGNVQVAARDLMEEYPERKILVFDSLNASLGEGVSVMRAASLWREGKPMEEVLKILEEERDYINVWFTVDDLHHLQRGGRVSKTTAVVGSMINIKPLLTVTAAGKLESAGTVRGRKKALKTLAVRMKEALDLERFGKDRPVAVIHGDCLEDARLVEKQAREMGFENVIINDVSPSIGTHAGPGVVGLVFYGKKVER, encoded by the coding sequence ATGACGGAATATATACTGACAACAGACTCTAATTCCGATGTTCCGGCGGCTTTTTTGAAAGAGTATGAGATCCCGGTGATCCCTCAGTATTATATGTTTGGGGATACGGTATATGGGGACGAGCTGAATATGGAACCGGGGGAATTCTATGAAACTATGCGTAAGGGAGAATTGCCCAAGTCTATGGCTAATAATCCAGAAGTGATCCGGGAAACATTTGAGAAAATATTGAAGGAGGGAAAGGATATCCTGCATGTGGCGTTTTCCAGCGCGTTAAGCGGAAGCTGCGGAAATGTACAGGTGGCGGCCAGAGATCTGATGGAAGAGTATCCAGAAAGAAAGATATTGGTATTCGATTCGCTGAATGCTTCCCTGGGGGAAGGAGTTTCCGTGATGCGGGCAGCAAGCCTTTGGCGGGAAGGAAAGCCAATGGAAGAAGTCCTGAAGATTCTGGAGGAAGAGCGGGATTACATAAATGTGTGGTTTACGGTAGATGACCTGCACCATTTGCAGAGAGGCGGGCGAGTATCCAAGACTACAGCGGTGGTGGGAAGTATGATCAATATCAAACCGCTGCTTACAGTGACGGCTGCTGGAAAGCTTGAGTCGGCCGGAACGGTGCGGGGAAGGAAGAAAGCATTAAAGACGCTGGCGGTTCGGATGAAAGAGGCTTTGGATCTGGAGCGGTTTGGAAAAGACCGTCCGGTGGCGGTCATCCATGGAGATTGTCTGGAAGACGCCAGGCTGGTGGAGAAACAGGCGCGGGAAATGGGTTTTGAGAATGTGATCATCAATGATGTAAGCCCCAGCATTGGGACCCATGCGGGGCCAGGTGTAGTGGGACTGGTATTTTATGGGAAGAAAGTAGAACGATGA
- a CDS encoding TetR/AcrR family transcriptional regulator, whose protein sequence is MPRNKYPEETVQKILDASLKLFLEKGYEETTVLDIISEMGGLTRGAFYHHFKSKEEVFDALCEKLFYESNPFEKAKSHKELNGLEKLKFVLKTSFDETEHHQLSMASMQLMGSPAFLKKLIESNQELAPMYQELIEEGIQDGSIKSEQPKLLADLFVLLTNFWSIPTIYPMTDDEAWQKFLMIKSIMDNLGLPVIDDEIVKLCKENA, encoded by the coding sequence TTGCCACGAAACAAGTATCCAGAAGAAACAGTTCAAAAAATATTGGACGCTTCTTTAAAATTATTTTTAGAAAAAGGGTATGAAGAAACAACTGTATTAGATATTATAAGCGAAATGGGCGGACTGACGAGAGGAGCTTTTTATCATCATTTCAAATCAAAGGAAGAAGTATTTGACGCTTTATGTGAAAAACTTTTTTATGAGAGTAATCCCTTTGAGAAAGCAAAAAGCCACAAAGAACTGAACGGATTAGAAAAGTTGAAGTTCGTATTAAAAACATCTTTTGATGAAACAGAGCACCATCAGTTAAGTATGGCATCCATGCAGCTTATGGGAAGTCCAGCTTTTCTAAAAAAACTGATTGAAAGTAATCAAGAACTAGCACCTATGTATCAAGAACTGATCGAGGAAGGAATACAAGACGGTTCTATTAAATCAGAACAGCCAAAATTATTAGCAGATTTATTTGTTCTTTTAACGAATTTCTGGTCGATACCTACGATATATCCCATGACTGATGATGAAGCATGGCAGAAATTTTTAATGATTAAATCGATTATGGATAATCTAGGGCTTCCAGTAATTGATGATGAAATTGTCAAGTTATGCAAAGAAAACGCTTAG
- a CDS encoding ABC transporter ATP-binding protein, which translates to MSIYIKKNKFLFILTILTSVISSLGYVFMAVLLQQLLDIAMDKNIQQFIRMVIFSIVYFVVLGFFLYLQSLLSKKVICKIMLQIRSDVFRGTINHSIEDFEKKNTADYISVVTNDVKMLEDNFLLPLFEVVQYTVIFISSFVLMIYFDIIVTLCVIVAIAVMFLMPSLLGGTLEKRQNKFSSNLAEFTVSLKDILSGFEIIKSYSMSKTVIQRFDKANTETIKSKYSVDRLLALNEGLSAFLALMVQIVVLFLSAYFIIAGRITVGTLLGMVQVSSNLANPLIMIFTNIPKMKSVHPIVEKLEIISKHSIFLSQKESVATYQSHINAKDLSFSYDGTTDILSGIDCLIKKGKKYVIVGKSGCGKSTLIKLLSGYYSTYKGKILYDDTEFHMLDKDRVVQLSSIIHQNIYMFDETIYDNICLHEHYPEEQVEKVIADSGLTEFISKLPTGLQYRVGENGSNLSGGQKQRIAVARALIRNKPILILDEGTSAIDMQTAYDIENRLLKMEDLTLITITHHLEQNLLDKYDEIFYMENGHIKERGSFKHLINTSSCFSEYFHLKK; encoded by the coding sequence ATGAGTATCTATATTAAGAAAAACAAGTTCTTATTTATCTTAACGATTTTAACCAGCGTAATCTCTTCTCTGGGGTATGTTTTTATGGCTGTCCTGCTTCAGCAACTATTGGATATCGCTATGGATAAAAATATCCAGCAATTTATAAGAATGGTTATATTTTCGATTGTCTACTTTGTAGTGTTGGGATTTTTTCTTTATCTCCAATCGTTACTAAGCAAAAAAGTGATTTGTAAGATTATGCTTCAAATCCGCTCGGATGTTTTTCGAGGAACAATCAATCACAGTATAGAAGATTTTGAAAAGAAGAATACCGCTGATTATATATCTGTCGTTACAAATGATGTGAAAATGCTGGAGGACAATTTTTTACTCCCATTATTTGAAGTAGTCCAATACACCGTTATCTTTATATCATCTTTCGTATTGATGATTTATTTTGACATCATTGTTACACTTTGCGTAATAGTAGCGATTGCAGTTATGTTCCTTATGCCAAGTTTGCTGGGTGGAACACTGGAAAAAAGACAGAATAAGTTTTCTTCAAACTTGGCAGAATTCACAGTCAGCTTAAAAGATATTCTGTCTGGATTTGAAATTATCAAATCATATTCTATGTCAAAAACCGTAATACAACGATTTGATAAGGCAAATACCGAAACAATCAAATCTAAATATAGCGTTGACAGATTACTTGCACTAAACGAGGGGCTTTCTGCTTTCCTAGCCCTTATGGTTCAAATTGTGGTTTTATTCTTATCTGCTTACTTTATTATCGCAGGACGCATAACTGTGGGAACTTTATTAGGAATGGTACAAGTGAGCAGTAATCTGGCAAATCCACTTATTATGATCTTTACAAATATTCCTAAAATGAAGAGCGTCCACCCCATTGTAGAGAAGTTGGAAATTATATCGAAACATTCCATATTTCTGTCCCAAAAAGAAAGTGTAGCCACATATCAATCTCATATAAATGCAAAAGATTTGTCCTTTTCCTATGACGGAACAACAGATATATTAAGCGGAATAGACTGTCTTATTAAAAAGGGTAAGAAATACGTTATTGTTGGGAAAAGCGGTTGCGGAAAAAGTACACTGATTAAACTTTTATCTGGTTATTACTCCACATACAAAGGCAAAATTTTATATGATGATACGGAATTTCATATGCTGGATAAAGATAGAGTGGTTCAGCTGTCATCAATAATTCATCAGAATATCTATATGTTTGACGAAACCATATATGACAATATCTGTTTACATGAACATTATCCAGAGGAACAAGTTGAAAAAGTTATAGCGGACAGTGGATTGACCGAATTTATATCTAAGCTTCCAACCGGCTTGCAATATCGGGTCGGAGAAAATGGCTCTAATCTATCTGGTGGACAAAAACAAAGAATTGCAGTTGCACGTGCTTTGATCAGAAACAAACCTATTCTCATATTAGACGAGGGTACCTCTGCCATTGATATGCAGACAGCATACGATATAGAAAACAGATTATTAAAAATGGAAGATTTAACACTCATAACAATTACTCATCATTTAGAACAAAATTTATTGGATAAGTACGATGAAATCTTTTATATGGAAAATGGTCACATTAAAGAAAGGGGAAGTTTTAAACACCTTATCAATACATCCTCTTGTTTTTCAGAATATTTTCATTTAAAGAAATAA
- a CDS encoding IS256 family transposase — MSDKIIQLNEDLIKHDLKDLVRNSVEETLNALLDKEADELVNAEKYERSSDRQGYRSGHYKRNLHTTAGEVELKVPKLKGVPFETAIIERYRRRESSVEEALIEMYLAGVSVRRVEDITEALWGTKVSPGTISNLNKKAYEHIETWRTRPLSGNYPYVYVDGVYLKRSWGGEIQNVSVLVAIGVSQDGCREILGAAEGMKEDRESWRSFFVWLKERGLTGVRLIIGDKNLSMLETIPEVFPDSRYQRCTVHFYRNIFSVTPRNKMKTVALMLKAIHAQESKEAAREKAIQVAEKLRAMKLAKAAKKVEDGIEETLTYMDFPTQHWTRIRTNNAIERLNREIKRRTKAIGAFPDGQSALMLVCARLRHVAATSWGARRYMNMDHLFKTEEDLLSDIIAG; from the coding sequence ATGTCTGATAAGATTATACAGCTAAATGAGGACTTAATAAAGCATGATTTAAAGGATCTTGTCCGTAACAGTGTCGAAGAAACATTAAACGCCCTGCTCGATAAGGAAGCCGACGAATTAGTCAACGCTGAAAAGTATGAGCGCTCCTCTGACCGCCAGGGATATCGTTCCGGCCATTATAAGCGAAATCTCCACACTACCGCAGGGGAAGTCGAACTGAAGGTTCCTAAACTGAAAGGGGTTCCTTTCGAGACAGCCATTATCGAAAGATATCGTCGCAGAGAATCTTCCGTGGAAGAAGCTCTTATTGAGATGTATCTGGCCGGTGTTTCTGTCCGACGCGTGGAAGATATCACCGAAGCCTTATGGGGAACGAAAGTATCCCCTGGAACCATCAGTAACCTGAATAAAAAGGCTTATGAGCATATTGAAACCTGGCGTACCCGTCCGCTTTCCGGGAACTATCCTTATGTTTACGTAGATGGTGTTTACCTGAAACGTAGCTGGGGCGGCGAGATCCAGAACGTTTCTGTTCTCGTTGCCATTGGCGTCAGTCAGGATGGCTGCCGGGAAATCCTTGGTGCTGCGGAAGGGATGAAAGAGGATCGTGAAAGCTGGCGTTCTTTCTTCGTATGGTTGAAAGAACGCGGGCTTACTGGTGTACGTTTGATCATCGGCGATAAGAATCTCAGTATGCTTGAAACCATTCCGGAAGTCTTTCCGGATTCCAGATATCAGCGCTGTACGGTTCATTTTTACAGAAATATATTTTCTGTTACCCCCCGTAACAAGATGAAAACGGTAGCGCTTATGCTCAAGGCGATCCATGCGCAGGAAAGCAAGGAAGCCGCCCGTGAAAAAGCAATCCAGGTAGCGGAGAAACTCCGTGCCATGAAGCTTGCTAAAGCTGCCAAGAAGGTAGAGGACGGGATTGAAGAAACCTTGACCTATATGGATTTTCCTACGCAGCATTGGACCCGGATCCGAACCAATAACGCTATTGAGCGCCTCAACCGTGAGATTAAACGGCGTACAAAAGCGATCGGTGCTTTTCCTGACGGGCAGAGTGCCTTGATGCTCGTATGTGCCAGACTGCGTCACGTAGCAGCAACCAGTTGGGGAGCCAGACGCTATATGAATATGGATCATCTTTTCAAAACAGAAGAGGATCTGCTGTCTGATATCATAGCCGGCTGA
- a CDS encoding Fic family protein, protein MYMTVKQAAEKWGVSDRRVRILCSEGKIPGVTREGRSWKIPAAAKKPEDGRYKRAESLLAMIDRKKIELDSSRPLTAGEVERLTEEFVVEYTYNSNAIEGNTLTLRETDMVLRGLTIDKKPLKDHMEAVGHKEAFDFVQDLVKDQVSLSESIIKRIHYLVLADKKDDRGVYRRVPVRIMGAKHEPVQPYLIQPKMEQLLEDYRNSTEHIIPRLARFHIEFEGIHPFIDGNGRTGRLLVNLELMKAGYPPIDIKFTDRIAYYNAFDEYHVNHNLDAMEKLFAGYVNTRLDSYLTMLEE, encoded by the coding sequence ATGTACATGACAGTGAAGCAGGCAGCGGAGAAATGGGGTGTTTCAGATAGAAGAGTTCGTATATTATGTTCAGAAGGAAAGATTCCGGGTGTTACCCGCGAAGGGCGCAGTTGGAAAATTCCTGCAGCTGCAAAGAAACCGGAGGACGGTAGGTATAAAAGAGCAGAGAGTCTGCTTGCAATGATTGATAGGAAAAAAATCGAACTGGATTCCAGCCGGCCTTTGACAGCGGGAGAGGTAGAGCGATTGACAGAGGAATTTGTAGTTGAATACACTTACAATTCCAATGCGATAGAAGGAAACACGCTGACTTTGCGAGAGACAGATATGGTGCTGCGTGGCTTAACGATTGACAAGAAGCCGCTGAAAGATCATATGGAAGCGGTCGGACATAAGGAAGCTTTTGATTTTGTGCAGGATTTGGTAAAAGATCAGGTGTCATTATCAGAGAGCATTATCAAGCGGATTCATTATTTGGTGTTGGCTGATAAAAAGGATGACCGAGGCGTTTACAGAAGAGTTCCGGTAAGAATTATGGGTGCAAAGCATGAACCAGTGCAGCCATATCTGATACAGCCTAAGATGGAGCAGCTGCTGGAAGATTATAGAAACAGTACTGAGCATATCATTCCCCGGCTTGCGCGGTTTCATATTGAGTTTGAGGGTATACACCCTTTCATCGATGGAAATGGCCGGACGGGACGGCTGCTTGTGAATCTGGAATTGATGAAAGCTGGGTATCCTCCAATAGATATTAAGTTTACAGATCGGATTGCTTATTACAATGCGTTTGATGAATATCATGTAAATCATAATCTGGATGCGATGGAAAAGTTGTTTGCTGGATATGTGAATACAAGGTTGGACAGCTATCTGACAATGTTGGAAGAATGA
- a CDS encoding YolD-like family protein, with amino-acid sequence MERAERAKQFMPFAALKGYPAALRQREKIIVPKVEFSEDYQQELDRKLRRVKKGDMITAVYFQNGEYLKVTGMVSGIDKTARILKIVRTKIPFDDLYDICFSGQI; translated from the coding sequence ATGGAAAGAGCGGAGCGGGCGAAACAGTTTATGCCCTTTGCGGCGCTGAAAGGGTATCCGGCTGCTCTTAGACAAAGAGAAAAGATTATAGTGCCTAAAGTTGAGTTTTCTGAGGATTACCAGCAGGAGCTGGATCGGAAATTACGGCGGGTAAAGAAAGGGGATATGATCACGGCGGTTTACTTTCAAAATGGAGAGTACTTGAAAGTAACGGGTATGGTGTCTGGAATTGACAAAACCGCAAGAATCCTGAAGATCGTGCGCACAAAGATCCCATTTGACGACTTGTACGATATTTGTTTTTCTGGTCAAATATAA
- a CDS encoding LysR family transcriptional regulator substrate-binding protein, whose product MLVDVTEESYVKLQKMVMNELLDYTLCLGDGERFQELVYLPAVSLELCFCVNKENPLAEKNSVTFSEIEKMEIVSLGPDSYNFKKVMKLYQGHHAKPKSVLRSNRPHVLAEYVRNNAGAGVFLPREFLEKDSELIPLSLEPACYMDIVIAADNV is encoded by the coding sequence GTGCTGGTAGATGTAACGGAGGAATCCTATGTAAAGCTTCAGAAAATGGTGATGAATGAGCTGCTGGACTACACTTTGTGCCTGGGAGACGGAGAACGATTCCAAGAGCTTGTCTATCTGCCGGCAGTTTCTTTGGAACTTTGTTTTTGTGTGAATAAGGAGAATCCATTAGCAGAAAAAAATTCTGTGACATTCTCGGAGATTGAGAAGATGGAAATCGTTTCTCTGGGACCGGATTCCTATAATTTTAAGAAGGTCATGAAGCTTTACCAAGGGCACCACGCCAAACCCAAAAGCGTGCTCCGATCTAATCGTCCCCATGTCTTGGCGGAGTATGTAAGAAATAATGCGGGAGCAGGCGTATTCCTTCCCAGAGAATTCCTGGAAAAAGACAGCGAACTTATTCCACTTTCTTTGGAGCCCGCATGCTATATGGATATTGTGATCGCCGCCGATAACGTATAA